A section of the Triticum dicoccoides isolate Atlit2015 ecotype Zavitan chromosome 7A, WEW_v2.0, whole genome shotgun sequence genome encodes:
- the LOC119332005 gene encoding auxin-responsive protein SAUR71-like produces the protein MYKQPPWSSQYKRLLSSQLSVVPRKEPATAAAFRPPLPSIVVSGVDGSSSNMKRLLRRLSRVAAADACAAAAYQPLRPDAAAKASSSSFYGARRLGRGARVPEGHVPVCVGEEGGPIERFAVRAELLGQPAFKALLRRAAQEYGYGHPGALRIPCAVANFRRLLLGLSDPGCQATDDDDAAFYY, from the coding sequence ATGTATAAGCAGCCACCATGGTCGTCTCAGTACAAACGCCTTCTGTCTTCTCAGCTTAGTGTCGTCCCTCGCAAAGAACCAGCCACCGCCGCTGCTTTCCGGCCTCCGCTTCCAAGTATCGTGGTCTCCGGCGTCGACGGAAGCAGCAGCAACATGAAGCGCCTCCTCAGACGGCTCTCCCGGGTGGCCGCGGCCGACGCATGCGCCGCCGCCGCGTATCAGCCGCTCCGGCCCGACGCGGCCGCGAAGGCCTCCTCCTCGTCGTTCTACGGCGCGCGGAGGCTTGGCCGCGGCGCGCGCGTGCCGGAGGGGCACGTGCCGGTGTGCGTCGGCGAGGAGGGCGGCCCCATCGAGCGCTTCGCCGTGCGGGCCGAGCTCCTGGGCCAGCCGGCGTTCAAGGCCCTGCTCCGGCGCGCCGCGCAGGAGTACGGCTACGGCCACCCGGGCGCGCTCCGCATCCCCTGCGCCGTGGCCAacttccgccgcctcctcctcggcctctcCGACcccggctgccaggccactgacgaCGACGACGCCGCGTTCTACTACTAG